One genomic region from Haloprofundus salinisoli encodes:
- a CDS encoding NAD(P)-dependent oxidoreductase, with amino-acid sequence MNVLLLGASGRIGQRIANELLERGHEVTGVSRSGEIDDADFKAVAGDATDPAKIAELAEGHDAVASALGPSGGEGVEIVPEMAEALIEGLRQTDVDRFVWTGGAGGLNVGPDTQVVETDEFPDELVPLAEAHIDAWEVIREVDDLQWSYIAPPAQIEPGERTGEYRTAEGQLVASEDGESYISMEDFAVAFVDELENSDEIHTQLAVGY; translated from the coding sequence ATGAACGTACTACTACTCGGTGCGAGCGGTCGAATCGGGCAACGAATTGCAAACGAACTCCTCGAACGCGGCCACGAGGTGACTGGCGTCTCCCGAAGCGGTGAAATCGACGACGCGGACTTCAAGGCGGTCGCTGGCGATGCGACCGACCCTGCTAAGATTGCGGAACTCGCTGAGGGCCACGATGCCGTCGCATCGGCGCTCGGCCCATCTGGAGGGGAAGGCGTCGAAATCGTTCCTGAAATGGCGGAGGCACTTATTGAGGGACTCCGACAGACAGACGTTGATCGGTTCGTCTGGACGGGCGGTGCGGGCGGTCTGAACGTCGGCCCGGACACACAGGTCGTCGAAACCGATGAGTTCCCGGACGAACTTGTGCCGCTGGCGGAGGCACACATCGACGCCTGGGAAGTCATCCGCGAAGTTGATGACCTCCAGTGGTCGTATATCGCACCGCCGGCACAGATTGAGCCAGGGGAGCGGACGGGCGAGTACCGAACGGCGGAAGGACAACTCGTCGCCAGCGAGGACGGAGAAAGTTACATTTCAATGGAGGACTTCGCTGTCGCCTTCGTTGACGAACTCGAAAACAGCGACGAGATTCACACCCAGCTCGCCGTCGGCTACTAA
- a CDS encoding winged helix-turn-helix transcriptional regulator encodes MSSDSSLEAKYDSCPVLRTLEEVGSRWRMSVIHVLREGDLRFNEIKRATDANSQTLSRVLDDLEEKEYVERRVEEESPVAVYYSLTTKGEDLLSAFDEIYEWGEKWLDSQSE; translated from the coding sequence ATGTCATCGGACTCCTCCCTCGAAGCAAAATACGATAGCTGCCCCGTACTCAGGACCCTCGAAGAAGTCGGCTCTCGGTGGCGAATGTCCGTCATACACGTCCTCCGAGAGGGAGATCTCCGATTTAACGAGATCAAGCGAGCGACAGATGCGAACTCACAAACCTTGTCTCGCGTACTGGACGATCTCGAAGAGAAAGAATACGTTGAACGTCGGGTGGAAGAAGAAAGTCCAGTCGCGGTGTATTATTCGTTGACGACAAAGGGTGAAGATCTTCTCTCTGCGTTCGACGAAATTTATGAGTGGGGTGAAAAATGGCTTGACAGCCAGAGTGAGTAA
- a CDS encoding metal-dependent transcriptional regulator — MNTADQYLKAIYLIQEMEDGPAATGALAKMLDVSPASANEMIGKLEDRGLAEHEKYKGVRLSDEGIVRARDALQTYCIIERFLTNVLEVEDFRGEARELESVIDDTVAERLDTIIDRNSECPDCFDPETDACRYLEVESENLAD, encoded by the coding sequence ATGAACACGGCAGACCAGTATCTGAAAGCGATCTACCTCATCCAGGAGATGGAGGACGGCCCGGCGGCGACGGGAGCGCTCGCGAAGATGCTCGACGTGAGTCCCGCCAGCGCCAACGAGATGATCGGCAAACTCGAAGACCGCGGTCTCGCCGAACACGAGAAGTACAAAGGCGTCCGCCTCTCCGACGAGGGAATCGTCCGCGCTCGCGACGCGCTCCAGACGTACTGCATCATCGAGCGGTTCCTCACGAACGTCCTCGAAGTCGAAGATTTCCGGGGAGAGGCTCGCGAACTAGAGAGCGTCATCGACGACACCGTCGCCGAGCGGCTCGACACCATCATCGACCGGAACAGCGAATGCCCGGACTGTTTCGACCCCGAGACCGACGCCTGCCGCTATCTCGAAGTAGAGTCGGAGAACCTCGCCGACTGA
- a CDS encoding ferritin-like domain-containing protein, translating into MSVGHRVGSDHQLARLLQIGIVLEEVVEARAYHHYQSLSADERELDAELEQLLEHAADESAEHRQRLEAIIDELDAESIPFEDIETLVEARYGKTKPDDFDGVLYDQLCNEETAYKFYDDLIEGIEASDASFSVDHDRLLSVLRDIRAEEAEGVQEVTKIMETRE; encoded by the coding sequence GTGAGCGTCGGCCACCGAGTGGGTTCGGACCACCAACTCGCACGCCTGCTCCAGATCGGGATCGTCCTGGAAGAGGTGGTCGAAGCCCGCGCGTACCACCACTATCAGTCCCTGTCCGCCGACGAGCGTGAACTCGACGCGGAGCTAGAGCAACTGCTGGAACACGCCGCCGACGAGTCCGCCGAGCACCGCCAGCGACTGGAGGCGATCATCGACGAACTCGACGCCGAGAGCATCCCGTTCGAGGACATCGAGACGCTCGTCGAAGCGCGCTACGGGAAAACGAAACCCGACGACTTCGACGGCGTCCTCTACGACCAACTCTGCAACGAAGAGACCGCGTACAAGTTCTACGACGACCTCATCGAGGGCATCGAGGCGAGCGACGCGTCGTTCTCCGTCGACCACGACCGACTGCTCTCAGTCCTCCGCGACATCCGCGCCGAAGAGGCCGAGGGCGTCCAAGAGGTGACGAAGATCATGGAGACACGAGAATGA
- the sufD gene encoding Fe-S cluster assembly protein SufD has translation MSVQLPSSLSAETIREISEERDEPDWLLQRRLDAFEALDDLPLPDVIQTPGRRWTNLEALDFENLVDPLNQSDETERTAEGDAVVLSFTEALDEREELVREHFGTVLDPETNYLTALSAALFTTGTFVYVPEGVDAGDVKIRAEMNSRSLFSQTLVVTEKSASTTILEGTETGTGSEEIEGERYFSNLVEVAAGENSYVQYGSLQNLDEETYHFTLKRGHAGTYATINWIEGNLGSRLTRSDVETNLVGDSSETKIVGAFFGHNDQHFDVNARVWHEAEHTTADLITRGVLDDEARSVYEGVQDVGEDAWDTSSYQRENTLMLSDESEADASPKLIIHNHDTEASHSATVGQVDQEELFYMISRSIDPETARDMLVEGFFVPVLEEIEVDEFRDDLDDLIKARLN, from the coding sequence ATGAGCGTGCAACTCCCATCCAGCCTCTCGGCGGAGACCATCCGCGAGATCTCCGAAGAGCGAGACGAACCCGACTGGCTGCTCCAGCGACGCCTCGACGCGTTCGAGGCGCTCGACGACCTGCCGCTGCCGGACGTCATCCAGACGCCCGGCCGCCGCTGGACGAACCTCGAAGCGCTCGACTTCGAGAACCTCGTCGACCCGCTGAACCAGTCCGACGAGACCGAGCGCACCGCCGAGGGCGACGCCGTCGTCCTCTCCTTTACGGAGGCGCTCGACGAGCGCGAGGAGCTCGTCCGCGAGCACTTCGGTACGGTGCTCGACCCCGAGACGAACTACCTCACGGCGCTGTCCGCCGCGCTGTTCACCACCGGCACGTTCGTCTACGTCCCCGAGGGCGTCGACGCCGGCGATGTGAAGATCCGCGCGGAGATGAACTCCCGCTCGCTGTTCAGCCAGACGCTCGTCGTCACCGAGAAGTCGGCGTCGACGACGATTCTGGAAGGCACCGAGACGGGCACCGGAAGCGAGGAGATCGAGGGCGAGCGCTACTTCAGCAACCTCGTCGAAGTCGCCGCTGGCGAGAACAGCTACGTCCAGTACGGCTCGCTGCAGAACCTCGACGAGGAGACGTACCACTTCACGCTGAAGCGCGGCCACGCCGGCACGTACGCGACGATCAACTGGATCGAGGGTAACCTCGGCTCCCGGCTGACGCGCTCCGACGTGGAGACGAACCTCGTCGGCGACTCCTCGGAGACGAAGATCGTCGGCGCGTTCTTCGGCCACAACGACCAGCACTTCGACGTCAACGCCCGCGTCTGGCACGAGGCCGAGCACACGACCGCCGACCTCATCACGCGCGGCGTGCTCGACGACGAGGCGCGCTCGGTGTACGAGGGCGTCCAGGACGTCGGCGAGGACGCGTGGGACACGAGTTCCTACCAGCGCGAGAACACGCTGATGCTCTCCGACGAGTCCGAGGCCGACGCCTCGCCGAAGCTCATCATCCACAACCACGACACCGAAGCGTCGCACTCGGCGACGGTCGGTCAGGTGGACCAAGAGGAGCTGTTCTACATGATCTCCCGGTCCATCGACCCGGAGACGGCGCGCGACATGCTCGTGGAGGGCTTCTTCGTACCCGTCCTCGAGGAGATCGAAGTCGACGAGTTCCGCGACGACCTCGACGATCTCATCAAGGCGCGTCTGAACTGA
- the sufB gene encoding Fe-S cluster assembly protein SufB, with amino-acid sequence MSSEQDHLKETDTEARFEFKKEQKSSFQADKGLTEETIRVISEDKDEPEWMLQRRLRALKQFQKMPMPTDWPGQPDLSEVDVNQIIPYIRPDVETRGSVDDWTDLPDEIKDTFDKLGIPEAEKNALSGVGAQYESEVVYQNMQEQWEEKGVVFMNMDQAVQEHEDIVKEYFMTKCVPPSDNKFAALHGAIWSGGSFVYVPEDTTVDMPVQAYFRMNSEGMGQFEHTLIVAEKGSEVHYIEGCSAPKYSAFNLHSGGVEVFVGEDAHVQYSTVQNWSKNTYNLNTKRAIVEKGGRMEWISGSMGSKATMLYPASILKGRGASDNHITIAFAGEGQNIDTGAKVYHNAPETKSTIESKSISKDGGRTNYRGLVHIADGAHDSSTAVECDALMFDNESTSDTMPYMEINESRVDVAHEATVGKIGDEDIFYLQSRGLDDDDAKQMIVSGFIEPITEELPIEYAVELNRLVELEMEGSLG; translated from the coding sequence ATGAGTTCAGAACAAGACCACCTGAAAGAGACAGACACCGAGGCCCGCTTCGAGTTCAAGAAGGAGCAGAAGTCCTCCTTCCAAGCCGACAAGGGTCTCACGGAGGAGACCATCCGGGTCATCTCCGAAGACAAAGACGAGCCCGAGTGGATGCTGCAGCGGCGTCTCCGCGCGCTCAAGCAGTTCCAGAAGATGCCGATGCCGACCGACTGGCCCGGCCAGCCGGACCTCTCGGAGGTCGACGTCAACCAGATCATCCCGTACATCCGACCGGACGTCGAGACGCGCGGCAGCGTCGACGACTGGACGGACCTGCCGGACGAGATCAAGGACACGTTCGACAAACTCGGCATCCCGGAAGCCGAGAAGAACGCGCTCTCGGGCGTCGGCGCGCAGTACGAGTCCGAGGTCGTCTACCAGAACATGCAGGAGCAGTGGGAGGAGAAGGGCGTCGTCTTCATGAACATGGACCAGGCGGTCCAGGAGCACGAGGACATCGTCAAGGAGTACTTCATGACGAAGTGCGTCCCCCCGAGCGACAACAAGTTCGCCGCGCTCCACGGCGCGATCTGGTCCGGCGGGTCGTTCGTCTACGTCCCCGAGGACACCACCGTCGACATGCCCGTGCAGGCGTACTTCCGGATGAACTCCGAGGGGATGGGCCAGTTCGAGCACACGCTCATCGTCGCGGAGAAGGGCTCGGAGGTCCACTACATCGAGGGCTGTTCCGCGCCGAAGTACTCGGCGTTCAACCTCCACTCCGGCGGCGTCGAAGTGTTCGTCGGCGAGGACGCTCACGTCCAGTACTCCACCGTGCAGAACTGGTCGAAGAACACCTACAACCTCAACACCAAGCGCGCCATCGTCGAGAAGGGCGGCCGCATGGAGTGGATTTCCGGCTCCATGGGCTCGAAGGCGACGATGCTCTACCCCGCGTCCATCCTGAAGGGCCGCGGCGCGTCCGACAACCACATCACCATCGCGTTCGCGGGCGAGGGCCAGAACATCGACACCGGCGCGAAGGTGTACCACAACGCCCCCGAGACGAAGTCGACCATCGAGTCCAAGTCCATCTCGAAGGACGGCGGCCGGACGAACTACCGCGGTCTCGTCCACATCGCCGACGGCGCGCACGACTCCTCGACGGCCGTCGAGTGTGACGCGCTGATGTTCGACAACGAGTCCACCTCGGACACGATGCCGTACATGGAGATCAACGAGTCGCGCGTCGACGTCGCCCACGAGGCGACCGTCGGCAAGATCGGCGACGAGGACATCTTCTACCTCCAGTCGCGCGGTCTCGACGACGACGACGCCAAGCAGATGATCGTCTCGGGCTTCATCGAGCCCATCACGGAGGAGCTGCCCATCGAGTACGCGGTCGAACTCAACCGCCTCGTCGAACTCGAGATGGAGGGGAGCCTCGGATAG
- a CDS encoding ABC transporter ATP-binding protein, with translation MATLEIKNLHAEVAVEDGEEILRGVDLEVKSGEIHALMGPNGSGKSTTAKIIAGHPAYEVTDGEILLHLGENEFGDDFEIPEDKRTWNLLELEPNERAALGIFLGFQYPAEIEGVTMTNFLRQALNAKLEEREELFEEAEGDDGEEEESGYDTSPMEGPADEGEVGVAEFQQLLKEKMELLDMDEKFAQRYLNAGFSGGEKKQNEVLQAAILEPSLAVLDEIDSGLDIDRLQDVSEGINALRDEQGTGILQITHYQRILDYVEPDVVHIMLDGQVVMEGGPELAVKLEDKGYDWVREQTYETA, from the coding sequence ATGGCAACACTCGAAATCAAGAACCTCCATGCAGAGGTCGCGGTCGAGGACGGAGAGGAGATTCTCCGGGGCGTCGACTTGGAAGTCAAATCCGGCGAGATACACGCCCTGATGGGGCCGAACGGGTCGGGGAAATCGACCACGGCGAAGATCATCGCCGGGCACCCCGCCTACGAGGTCACCGACGGCGAGATTCTGCTCCACCTCGGCGAGAACGAGTTCGGCGACGACTTCGAGATTCCCGAGGACAAGCGCACGTGGAATCTGCTCGAACTGGAACCGAACGAGCGCGCGGCGCTCGGCATCTTCCTCGGCTTCCAGTATCCCGCCGAGATCGAGGGCGTCACGATGACGAACTTCCTCCGCCAGGCGCTCAACGCCAAACTCGAAGAGCGCGAGGAGCTGTTCGAAGAAGCGGAAGGAGACGACGGCGAAGAAGAGGAGTCGGGCTACGACACCTCCCCGATGGAGGGCCCCGCCGACGAGGGCGAAGTCGGTGTTGCCGAGTTCCAGCAGCTCCTGAAGGAGAAGATGGAACTGCTCGACATGGACGAGAAGTTCGCCCAGCGTTACCTCAACGCGGGCTTCTCCGGCGGCGAAAAGAAGCAGAACGAGGTGCTGCAGGCAGCGATTCTCGAGCCCTCTCTCGCCGTGCTCGACGAGATCGACTCCGGTCTCGACATCGACCGCTTGCAGGACGTCTCCGAGGGTATCAACGCGCTTCGCGACGAGCAAGGCACCGGTATCCTGCAGATCACGCACTACCAGCGCATCCTCGACTACGTCGAACCCGACGTCGTCCACATCATGCTCGACGGCCAGGTCGTCATGGAGGGCGGCCCGGAGCTCGCCGTCAAACTCGAGGACAAGGGATACGACTGGGTCCGTGAGCAGACCTACGAGACAGCCTGA
- a CDS encoding DNA-directed DNA polymerase produces the protein MTQAGLSDYGAGGGDSDAADDGDDGRPTTEAAAVAGDVSQRVNEIVDRHELRYPDADGTLELMVSQVNYTVEGQGRDEYPVVHVFGRTPDNDPMHVRVLGFEPYFYAPTETLTDELLARDSILRTEAGYESIRGEELTKIVGRTPRDVGQMRDEFDHFEADILFPNRFLIDKDINGGIRVPDRRLDDNVLQVAHGEVVAADVDADLRVNTFDIEVDDRNGFPEDGEEPIICLTSHDSYRDEYVAWLYEAPDGDGQTPDALADYAPYDERTDIDVRTFDEEEAMLDAFVSYIEETDPDVLTGWNFEDFDAPYFLDRLEKLDAFTDYDLRIERLSRVNEVWRSGWGGPNVKGRVVFDLLYAYKKTQFSELESYRLDAVGELELDVGKERYAGSIGDLWEEDPTRLLEYNVRDVELCVEIDRKQEVIPFWDEVRTFVGCLLEDAPTAGDAVDVYVLHKAHGEFVLPTKGQQEAEEFEGGAVFDPITGVKENVTVLDLKSLYPMCMVTINASPETKVGPDYEGETYRAPNGTRFRREPDGMMREMIDDLLTEREEKKTLRNEHNPGSSAYEQYDRQQAAVKVIMNSLYGVSGWDRFRLYDKENAAAITATGREVIDFTQTAANEIDYEVAYGDTDSVMLALGPDVSKTEAIEQSFEIEEHINARYDDFAREELDADEHRFQIEFEKLYRRFFQAGRKKRYAGHIVWKEGKDVDDIDITGFEYKRSDIAPITKRVQKQVIEMIVTGEDAPEIKEYVHDQIREFQNQNADLDQIGIPGGIGKRLESYDTAGAQVRGAKYANLLLGTNFQRGSKPKRLYLKKVHPAFFRQMEGERGFDARTDPLYGEFKRNPDVICFEYADQVPDEFEVDWETMLEKTLENPLGRVLDAIGLSWDEVKSGQQQTGLGQFG, from the coding sequence ATGACTCAGGCAGGGCTCTCCGACTACGGGGCCGGGGGTGGGGACAGCGACGCGGCGGACGACGGCGACGACGGCCGACCGACGACGGAAGCGGCCGCCGTCGCTGGCGACGTGAGCCAGCGGGTGAACGAGATCGTCGACAGACACGAACTCAGATACCCCGACGCCGACGGAACGCTCGAACTGATGGTGTCGCAGGTGAACTACACCGTCGAGGGGCAGGGCCGCGACGAGTACCCAGTCGTCCACGTGTTCGGACGGACGCCGGACAACGACCCGATGCACGTCCGCGTGCTCGGCTTCGAACCGTACTTCTACGCGCCGACGGAGACGCTCACCGACGAACTGCTCGCTCGGGACAGTATCCTCCGAACCGAAGCCGGCTACGAGAGCATCCGCGGCGAGGAACTGACGAAAATCGTCGGCCGGACGCCCCGAGACGTGGGGCAGATGCGCGACGAGTTCGACCATTTCGAGGCCGACATCCTCTTTCCGAACCGCTTTCTCATCGACAAGGACATCAACGGCGGCATCCGGGTTCCCGACCGCCGTCTCGACGACAACGTTCTCCAGGTCGCCCACGGTGAGGTCGTCGCCGCCGACGTCGACGCCGACCTCCGCGTCAACACGTTCGACATCGAGGTCGACGACCGCAACGGCTTCCCCGAAGACGGCGAAGAGCCCATCATCTGTCTGACGAGCCACGACAGCTACCGCGACGAGTACGTCGCGTGGCTGTACGAAGCGCCCGACGGCGACGGCCAAACTCCGGACGCGCTCGCCGACTACGCGCCGTACGACGAGAGGACCGACATCGACGTGCGCACGTTCGACGAGGAGGAGGCGATGCTCGACGCCTTCGTCTCCTACATCGAGGAGACCGACCCCGACGTGCTCACCGGCTGGAACTTCGAGGACTTCGACGCGCCGTACTTCCTCGACCGACTGGAGAAACTCGACGCGTTCACCGACTACGATCTCCGCATCGAGCGCCTCTCGCGCGTGAACGAAGTGTGGCGCAGCGGCTGGGGCGGTCCCAACGTCAAAGGTCGCGTCGTCTTCGACCTGTTGTACGCCTACAAGAAGACGCAGTTCAGCGAACTGGAGTCCTACCGCCTGGACGCCGTCGGCGAACTCGAACTCGACGTGGGGAAGGAGCGCTACGCCGGCAGCATCGGCGACCTGTGGGAAGAAGACCCGACGCGACTGCTCGAATACAACGTCCGCGACGTGGAGCTCTGCGTCGAAATCGACCGGAAACAGGAGGTCATCCCCTTCTGGGACGAGGTGCGGACGTTCGTCGGCTGTCTGCTCGAAGACGCCCCCACCGCGGGCGACGCGGTGGACGTCTACGTGCTCCACAAGGCCCACGGCGAGTTCGTCCTCCCGACGAAGGGCCAACAGGAGGCCGAGGAGTTCGAGGGCGGCGCGGTGTTCGACCCCATCACGGGCGTCAAGGAGAACGTCACGGTGCTCGACCTGAAGTCGCTGTACCCGATGTGCATGGTGACCATCAACGCCTCGCCGGAGACGAAGGTCGGCCCCGACTACGAGGGCGAGACGTACCGCGCGCCCAACGGGACGCGCTTCCGCCGCGAACCCGACGGGATGATGCGCGAGATGATCGACGACCTGCTGACCGAACGCGAGGAGAAGAAGACGCTCCGGAACGAGCACAACCCCGGTTCCTCCGCGTACGAGCAGTACGACCGCCAGCAGGCGGCGGTGAAAGTCATCATGAACTCGCTGTACGGGGTGTCGGGCTGGGACCGGTTCCGACTCTACGACAAGGAGAACGCCGCGGCCATCACCGCGACGGGTCGGGAGGTCATCGACTTCACGCAGACCGCCGCGAACGAAATCGACTACGAGGTCGCCTACGGCGACACCGACTCCGTCATGCTCGCGCTCGGCCCCGATGTCTCGAAAACGGAGGCCATCGAGCAGTCGTTCGAGATAGAAGAGCACATCAACGCCCGCTACGACGACTTCGCGCGCGAAGAATTAGATGCGGACGAGCACCGCTTCCAGATCGAGTTCGAGAAGCTCTACCGCCGATTCTTCCAGGCGGGCCGCAAGAAGCGCTACGCCGGCCACATCGTTTGGAAAGAGGGCAAAGACGTCGACGACATCGACATCACCGGCTTCGAGTACAAACGCTCGGACATCGCGCCCATCACGAAACGGGTCCAGAAACAGGTCATCGAGATGATCGTCACCGGCGAGGACGCGCCAGAGATCAAGGAGTACGTCCACGACCAGATTCGCGAGTTCCAGAACCAGAACGCCGATCTCGACCAGATCGGCATCCCCGGCGGTATCGGCAAGCGCCTCGAGAGCTACGACACCGCCGGCGCGCAGGTCCGCGGCGCGAAGTACGCCAACCTGCTGTTAGGGACGAACTTCCAGCGCGGGTCGAAGCCGAAGCGACTCTACCTGAAGAAAGTGCACCCGGCGTTCTTCCGCCAGATGGAGGGGGAGCGCGGCTTCGACGCCCGGACCGACCCGCTGTACGGCGAGTTCAAGCGCAACCCGGACGTCATCTGCTTCGAGTACGCCGACCAGGTGCCCGACGAGTTCGAGGTCGACTGGGAGACGATGCTGGAGAAGACGCTGGAGAACCCGCTCGGTCGCGTCCTCGACGCCATCGGCCTCTCGTGGGACGAGGTGAAAAGCGGTCAGCAGCAGACCGGCCTCGGGCAGTTCGGCTGA
- a CDS encoding DUF7331 family protein, translating to MSDRRDDQWWDSADTTQQSLQAPDGVDNVETYRVDDGVVFYDAQNPLAWMQTTRAVTLREQA from the coding sequence ATGTCCGACCGGAGAGACGACCAGTGGTGGGACAGCGCAGATACTACGCAGCAGTCGCTGCAAGCGCCCGACGGCGTCGATAACGTCGAGACGTATCGGGTAGACGACGGCGTCGTCTTCTACGACGCACAGAACCCCCTCGCGTGGATGCAGACGACGCGAGCCGTCACGCTGCGAGAGCAGGCATAG
- a CDS encoding DUF7322 domain-containing protein gives MPFDLRSDDSDETDESDPEDRWGDPEKELNRWGDPEEKWKRWGDPERDLPNVPEAPKPATPEGEADSELATTFWVSVVLVNVGVGALSLGAMFAYFRGQWRLGGGLVVVGLFLLLRTYQRYKQFREERAANDDVPSVETDEGDRGDEDDENDGGDEDDEDDESAELSPETSENPDS, from the coding sequence GTGCCCTTCGACCTGCGGTCCGACGATTCGGACGAGACGGACGAGTCCGACCCCGAAGACCGCTGGGGCGATCCCGAGAAGGAACTGAACCGCTGGGGTGACCCCGAGGAGAAGTGGAAGCGGTGGGGCGACCCCGAACGGGACCTTCCGAACGTCCCCGAGGCACCGAAACCCGCCACGCCCGAGGGCGAAGCCGACTCCGAACTCGCCACGACGTTCTGGGTGAGCGTCGTCCTCGTCAACGTGGGCGTCGGCGCGCTCTCACTCGGCGCGATGTTCGCCTACTTCCGCGGGCAGTGGCGACTCGGCGGGGGCCTCGTCGTCGTCGGCCTGTTCCTGCTCCTCCGAACGTACCAGCGGTACAAACAGTTCCGCGAGGAGCGGGCGGCGAACGACGACGTCCCCTCGGTGGAGACCGACGAGGGCGACAGGGGTGACGAAGACGACGAAAACGACGGAGGCGACGAGGACGACGAAGACGACGAGAGCGCGGAACTCTCCCCCGAGACGTCCGAGAACCCCGACTCGTAG
- a CDS encoding DUF7346 family protein translates to MQTVRDEDGRRYLLLKRSSESSRVRDPETGEERHLSNDTFEVVDEESPLVDAASSVPESVRRVLSATHDDRSLGLLVELVDRGPLSVLELLDSYDFCESDLLGLLTEFRAAGLVDEAESYGERGYDATELAREGVTRIRDD, encoded by the coding sequence ATGCAGACCGTCCGCGACGAGGATGGACGACGGTATCTTCTGTTAAAACGGTCGAGCGAATCGAGCCGCGTCCGCGACCCCGAGACCGGCGAGGAGCGGCACCTCTCCAACGACACGTTCGAGGTCGTCGACGAGGAGTCGCCGCTGGTCGACGCCGCGTCGAGCGTCCCCGAGTCGGTTCGCCGCGTGCTCTCGGCCACACACGACGACCGCTCGCTCGGACTGCTCGTCGAACTCGTCGACCGCGGACCGCTGTCGGTGCTCGAACTACTGGATTCGTACGACTTCTGCGAGAGCGACCTCCTCGGTCTGCTCACCGAGTTCCGCGCCGCTGGTCTCGTCGACGAAGCCGAGAGCTACGGCGAACGCGGATACGACGCTACAGAACTGGCCCGCGAGGGCGTCACACGGATTCGAGACGACTGA